One Agrococcus jenensis genomic region harbors:
- a CDS encoding FUSC family protein → MTRPDEPRGGPLDGGGRDEASTTGTGPASVADPEVTGEGALAPMTAAAPDAKAAARVAKRSVARALPMFRVAIAVRAALAAMAAWLLANRMGGDLADYAYAAPLGAFVATGTTIFTVARTALRQAIGMLVGAIIGIGLLAVEWPGIAKIGLIAGVAVLMQGIPRFGQAATVVPVVALLVIIFGGVDADGYAIGYVGQFTLGMAIGVLVNAVAMPPLYDRETRQQIHDTVDDLAERTEVLADTLRGEWPPEREDWAGWGPELRDRVVALDAQVDEAREARRFNVRMLWHRHDLDADEQAVSALRSVVFRMDDVLEALAAAAWDRPIEITLERDERRLAADAVAALAVQLRAWHDRGDVDAASATSQEAIDALYRSSIAHEEPQSGVATVVFALRAMRERVDWAASAQPPQPSR, encoded by the coding sequence GTGACTCGACCTGATGAGCCGCGTGGTGGCCCGCTCGACGGGGGTGGGCGCGACGAGGCGTCGACGACCGGCACCGGGCCCGCATCCGTCGCCGATCCCGAGGTGACCGGTGAGGGCGCGCTCGCGCCCATGACCGCGGCCGCGCCCGACGCGAAGGCCGCCGCGCGCGTGGCGAAGCGCTCGGTCGCCCGCGCCCTGCCGATGTTCCGCGTCGCGATCGCCGTGCGCGCGGCGCTCGCCGCGATGGCCGCCTGGCTGCTCGCCAACCGGATGGGCGGCGATCTGGCCGACTACGCCTACGCCGCGCCACTCGGGGCGTTCGTCGCGACCGGCACCACGATCTTCACCGTCGCTCGCACCGCGCTGCGGCAGGCGATCGGCATGCTGGTGGGCGCGATCATCGGTATCGGCCTGCTCGCCGTCGAGTGGCCCGGCATCGCCAAGATCGGCCTCATCGCGGGGGTCGCCGTGCTCATGCAGGGCATCCCTCGCTTCGGCCAGGCCGCGACGGTCGTGCCGGTCGTCGCGCTCCTCGTCATCATCTTCGGCGGCGTCGATGCCGACGGCTACGCGATCGGCTACGTCGGGCAGTTCACGCTCGGCATGGCGATCGGCGTGCTCGTGAACGCCGTGGCGATGCCGCCGCTCTACGACCGCGAGACGCGGCAGCAGATCCACGACACCGTCGACGACCTCGCCGAGCGCACGGAGGTGCTCGCCGACACGCTCAGGGGCGAGTGGCCACCCGAGCGTGAGGACTGGGCGGGGTGGGGCCCGGAGCTCCGCGACCGGGTCGTCGCGCTCGACGCGCAGGTCGACGAGGCGCGTGAGGCGCGACGCTTCAACGTGCGGATGCTGTGGCACCGGCACGACCTCGACGCCGACGAGCAGGCGGTGTCGGCGCTGCGCTCGGTCGTCTTCCGGATGGACGACGTGCTTGAGGCGCTCGCGGCCGCAGCGTGGGACCGGCCGATCGAGATCACGCTCGAGCGCGACGAGCGGAGGCTCGCCGCCGATGCCGTCGCGGCGCTCGCCGTGCAGCTGCGCGCGTGGCACGACCGCGGCGACGTCGACGCCGCGTCGGCGACCTCGCAGGAGGCCATCGACGCGCTCTACCGCAGCTCGATCGCGCACGAGGAGCCGCAGTCGGGCGTCGCGACGGTCGTCTTCGCGCTGCGGGCGATGCGCGAGCGGGTGGACTGGGCGGCCTCCGCCCAGCCGCCGCAGCCCTCGCGCTGA